Proteins co-encoded in one Accipiter gentilis chromosome 33, bAccGen1.1, whole genome shotgun sequence genomic window:
- the EIF1AD gene encoding probable RNA-binding protein EIF1AD, producing the protein MSRATKRKHVVRELLEERVLPAPRQRIVRVLGTPGNNLHEVETAEGTRFLASMPPRFRRHIWIKRGDFLLVDPIEEGTKVKAEMSLVLLPPHVRFLQRQGLWPEAFTPLEKSNPREGHPPAGDGDEDLFVNTNRVGASGDTGDSEDTGDEDDTGDEEDDTGDEEDDTGDKDAAVGDGEDRGDNNDDTGDDEDTGDKDTHPRDSGDKDRGTGGSRDRQCPPK; encoded by the exons ATGTCGCGCGCCACCAAGCGGAAGCACGTGGTgcgggagctgctggaggagcgcGTGCTGCCGGCCCCGCGGCAGCGGATCGTGcgg gtgctgGGGACACCGGGGAACAACCTGCACGAGGTGGAGACAGCCGAGGGGACGCGCTTCCTGGCCAGCATGCCCCCCCGCTTCCGCCGTCACATCTGGATCAAGAGAG gtGACTTCTTGCTGGTGGACCCCATCGAGGAGGGGACGAAGGTGAAGGCTGAGATGTCCCtcgtcctcctccccccccacgtCCGCTTCCTGCAGCGCCAGGGGCTCTG GCCCGAGGCCTTCACCCCCCTGGAGAAGTCAAACCCCCGGGAGGG CCACCCCCCTGccggggatggggacgaggaccTCTTTGTCAACACCAACCGGGTGGGGGCcagtggggacacgggggacagcGAGGACACCGGTGATGAGGACGACACGGGTGACGAAGAGGACGACACGGGTGACGAAGAGGACGACACGGGTGATAAGGATGCTGCCGTGGGTGACGGCGAGGACAGAGGTGACAACAATGATGACACAGGTGATGATGAGGACACGGGTGACAAGGACACGCATCCAAGGGACAGCGGGGACAAGGACCGGGGGACTGGTGGCAGTCGGGACAGGCAGTGCCCCCCCAAGTGA
- the SART1 gene encoding U4/U6.U5 tri-snRNP-associated protein 1 — MGSSKKHRERGGTETAEEAPAAAGTAPAGGSSTVGRPREHRKHRHRGGERRGKRSRSRGERSGGGGSSGGGGGGGGGGGGSGSSSSRRGGTEEPGRSGHGRGGAEPERRGKRERREEREESAAAPKAAVAESSLSVEETNKLRAKLGLKPLETTTIKKEAGTKEDPVAADVINPLVQRQREEIREKLAAAKEKRLLNQKLGKIKTLGEDDPWLDDAAAWIERSRKLQQEKELAEKRAKLLEEMDQEFGVSTLVEEEFMRRKRDLYSSRDLQGLTVEHDLGAFREGETLVLTLKDKGVLEESEDVLVNVTLVAEEQAQENAELRKKKPPYIPYEDEDPAAATQGPKEHVVLPKYAEPPQRPSFRLGPGGTQGTMGGASGGLGDPRQQSPATGPAPQSLELPPLRLAPEYLTPQEMSVTFRKTRRRVRRLRRKEKPLRADDLLPLAPGDTRGDFGSRSRGRGRRVQEDEEGAEGEGEPEAPTTPPPGPPPQLPSDDTRLESMDISSEEETQGPSSPPALEEDEAEQELQQQLEKGRRLRQLQQLREAGGEKVLELVRGAGGTPGPDPRAGAIVFNATSEFCRTLGEIPTYGLAGNREEQEELMALERAGRPSPPGAPDSEGEENVGWSSVNLAEERQHQDFSASSTTILDEEPIVNRGLAAALLLCQNKGLLETTVQKVARVKAPNKSLPSAVYCIEDKMAIDDKYSRREEYRGFTQDFKEKEGYRPDVKIEYVDETGRKLTPKEAFRQLSHRFHGKGSGKMKTERRMKKLDEEALLKKMSSSDTPLGTVALLQEKQKAQKTPYIVLSGSGKSMNANTITK; from the exons ATGGGTTCCTCTAAGAAACACCGGGAGCGCGGCGGGACCGAAACGGCCGAGgaggctccggcggcggcggggacggctCCGGCGGGGGGGAGCAGCACGGTGGGGCGGCCCCGGGAGCACCGCAAACACCGGCACCGCGGCGGGGAGCGCCGGGGGAAGCGCAGCCGCTCCCGGGGGGAgcgaagcggcggcggcggcagctccggtggtggcggtggtggaggcggcggaggcggcggctccGGTTCTTCTTCCTCCCGCCGTGGTGGCACCGAGGAGCCGGGAAGAAGCGGCCATGGCCGGGGAGGAGCCGAGCCCGAGCGGCGTGGGAAGAGGGAACGGCGGGAGGAGCGGGAGGAGTCCG CTGCAGCCCCCAAGGCTGCCGTGGCCGAGTCGTCCCTCAGCGTGGAGGAAACCAA caaACTCCGCGCCAAGCTGGGACTGAAGCCGCTGGAGACAACGACCATCAAGAAAG AAGCCGGGACCAAGGAGGACCCAGTGGCGGCTGACGTCATCAACCCGCTGGTGCAGCGGCAGCGGGAGGAGATCCGGGAGAAGTTGGCAGCTGCCAAGGAGAAACGTCTCCTCAACCAGAAATTAGG GAAGATCAAAACGTTGGGGGAGGATGACCCATGGCTGGACGATGCAGCCGCCTGGATCGAGAGGAGTCGgaagctgcagcaggagaaagagCTGGCGGAGAAGAGG gccaagctgctggaggagATGGACCAGGAGTTTGGTGTCAGCACTCTGGTAGAGGAGGAATTCATGAGGAGGAAGAGG GACCTTTACAGCTCACGGGACCTGCAGGGGCTGACAGTGGAGCATGACCTGGGGGCCTTCCGCGAGGGGGAGACCCTCGTCCTTACCCTCAAGGACAAag GGGTGCTGGAGGAGAGCGAGGACGTCCTGGTGAACGTCACCTTGGTGGCTGAGGAACAGGCGCAGGAGAACGCCGAGCTGCGCAAGAAGAAGCCTCCCTACATCCCCTACGAGGATGAGGACCCCGCTGCCGCCACCCAG GGCCCCAAGGAACACGTGGTGCTCCCCAAATACGCTGAGCCCCCCCAGCGTCCCTCCTTCCGCCTGGGCCCAGGGGGGACGCAGGGGACAATGGGGGGAGCCAGTGGTGGCCTTGGGGACCCCCGGCAGCAGTCCCCTGCCACCGGCCCTGCCCCCCAAAGCCTGGAGCTGCCCCCCCTCCGCCTGGCCCCCGAGTATCTGACACCCCAGGAGATG AGCGTGACTTTCCGGAAGACGCGGCGCCGGGTGCGGCGGCTCCGGCGGAAGGAGAAGCCCCTTCGTGCCGACGACCTCCTGCCCCTGGCCCCAGGGGACACCCGTGGGGACTTTGGCTCCAG gTCACGAGGTCGAGGCCGTCGGGtgcaggaggatgaggaaggcgcagagggagagggggagcctgaagcacccaccacccccccgccaggtccccccccccagctcccttcTGACGACACCCGCCTGGAAAGCATGGACATCAGCAGTGAGG AGGAGACACAGGGTCCGTCCTCACCGCCGGCGCTGGAGGAGGACGAAgcggagcaggagctgcagcagcagctggaaaagggCCGGCGCCTgcggcagctccagcagctgcgggaggctgggggggagaag gtgctggagctggtgcggggggccggggggacccCGGGGCCAGACCCCCGGGCGGGGGCCATCGTCTTCAACGCCACCTCCGAGTTCTGCCGGACGCTGGGAGAGATCCCGACCTATGGGTTGGCCGGCAATCGGGAGGAGCAGGAAGAGCTGATG GCCCTGGAGCGGGCAGGGCGCCCCTCACCTCCGGGGGCCCCTGACTCGGAAGGGGAGGAGAACGTGGGCTGGAGCAGCGTCAACCTGGCCGAAGAGCGGCAGCACCAGGAT TTCTCAGCCTCCTCCACCACTATCCTTGACGAGGAGCCGATCGTTAACCGGGGCCTGGCCGCtgccctgctgctctgccagaACAAAG ggctgctggagacAACGGTGCAGAAGGTGGCGAGGGTGAAAGCCCCCAACAAGTCCCTGCCCTCAGCTGTCTACTGCATCGAGGACAAGAT GGCCATCGATGACAAGTACAGCCGGCGTGAGGAATACCGCGGCTTCACGCAGGACTTCAAGGAGAAAGAGGGCTACCGCCCCGACGTCAAGATCGAGTACGTGGACGAGACCGGCCGCAAGCTGACACCCAAGGAG GCGTTCCGGCAGCTCTCCCATCGCTTCCATGGCAAAGGCTcggggaagatgaagacagaGCGGAGGATGAAGAAGTTAGATGAAGAGGCG CTGCTGAAGAAGATGAGTTCCAGTGACACCCCCCTGGGGACGGTGGCcctgctgcaggagaagcagaaggCCCAGAAGACACCCTACATCGTCCTCAGCGGCAGCGGGAAGAGCATGAACGC gaacaCCATCACCAAGTGA